TCGGGACGGCGCAGCCGGGGCGGGAGGTTGTCGAGCAGTCCCTGAAACGGGCCGGTGACGGATGGTTCCCGCCGGTCGATCGTGGCTCCGGCTGCTGCACGATCGTCTACGGCACCGAGGGCCGCCCGGCAGGGCTGTGCTTCTGGGGGCTCACCGGCGACTGATCCCGGCATGAGCAGCCAGATCCGTCCCCCTCCACCGACAGGCCGGTGACCGGTAAAGGGCCGGCGCTCTCTCAGAGTCCTTCTTCACTTCCCCCTGTGACGGGGCTTCAGCCAACACCCCGCCCCTGTAGTTCAGTTGGTGCGGTCTATACGCGTAGAGCGCTCATGCCCCATCATGGTCGCGCTCCACCCCGGCACCACCGCGCCGGTCGCGCACCCGCGGCCGGTGTCTGCGGTATGCCCCGACACCCCGGGGCGCCGTCCGATTTCCGATGGAGGATGTCTTGTCCGTCAGAAAGCAGCTCCGCACCGCCCTGTGCGGCGTCGCCCTCGCCGGCATCGTGGTCACCACCGCCCAAGGCTCCGCCGCGGCGACACCCTCGGCGGCCGGCGCGGCGACGATGCCGCAGGTGACCGCCGCCGAGGACGCGGCCGCCCGGTCGCTGGCCCGGTCGCTCGCCGACTCCGCCTGGCGGGCCGAGGTCGGCCGTGCCGTCGCCGGCGGGAAGGAGACCGGGCTGCAGGCCCTGGCCGACAGGTCCCGTACGAGGGCGGGGGCATCGCTCGCCGCCGATGTCGCGGCTGCGGACCGCTCGGTGCTCGCGGTCAAGGGGCTGACCGCCGACACGGGCGGGCTGCTCACCGTGACCCTGACCGGGGCCGCGGACTCCCGCCGCGCACCCCTCGTCGCCGTCGCCCCGTCCGACGACGAGGCCGCCGACGTCACCGCGTACGACACGAACGGCCGGGCTCACACCCTGGACGCGTCCGAGACCCCCGACCTGCCCGTGTACGTCATCGGCATCGACGGGGAGAAGGCGGTCGAGGCCGGGCTGAAGGTCCTGGAGCGTGAGCTCGCCGCCGCCGGTGTCGCCACCTCCGCCGCCCCGGCGGCGACCGCGGACTCCGGCTACTGGACCTCCCGCATCACCTCGGTGCGCCTCAACGACGACAAAGAGACCTGGATCAAGGGTGACGCCGAGATCTTCAGCATCGTCAGCGGCTTCGGGCAGGACGGCAAGGTCCGCGTCGACACGGTGACCCACCCGTATCTGAACGACGCGGGGACCACGTACCACCCGAACCAGATCCTGGTGAACTGGTCGCAGTACAAGTACAACCTGGCCGACGTCGTGATGATGGAGGACGACGGCGACACCAACTACTCGGCTTTGGCCAAGGCCATCGCCACCGCCCTGCTGACCATCACCGATCTCGGCGCGTACATCCCACTCGTCGACCCGGTCGTCGACGCGATCCCGTCCTCTTTCTGGACCGACGACGCCGACTTCGTGGACGCCTGGTACACCCTGGCCCGGGAGACCACCGGCATCCGAGACGGCGCCGGCGGCAACGGCCGGTTCACCTTCGACCGGTACTGGGTGTCCGCCCTCTGAGCTGAACGAGCACCGAACGCCTCGATCCGTGCCCTTAAGGGACCCCGGCATGCGGCGGCCGGTCGCGGCTCGGGATCTGCTGCGCCTTCGGGGAAGGACACCGCGTTCGGTGCGTGTGCGGGCGTCAGCCGCGGATGATCGTCTCGCAGGTGTTCGTGACCTGGTCCAGGGCCACGAGGTCCGCCGTGACGGTGTCGTTGGTGCCGCCCTCGCACTCCACGCGGTCGTAGCCGCCGTTGCGGCTGATGATGACGTCGTTGCCGGCGAGGCCGCGGAAGGTGGCCCGGTCGGGGCGGGCGGGCCAGCCGTCGGGGTCCTCCAGGTGGTCGTCGGCGGTGCCACCGACGAGAACGTCCCGGCCGGGGCCTCCGTTGAAGTCGACGGGGATGTTGAGGTCCGCCCCGGCCGCGAGTCGGTCGTCCCCGTCGCCGCCGTCGGCGTGGATGCCGGTGATCCCGGCGATCGTTCCGCAGGTCGCGGTGCGCGGGCTCGTCTGGGTGCAGCCGGGGCCCGCGGTGATGCCGGCCGGGTCGGACACCCGCAGGAGGGGGGCCGTGGCGACGTAGAAGGTGACCTGGTTGGCCGAGCCCGACACCGGTTCGAACGTGACGGTCCCTCCGGAGCGGCTGACCGTGCCGGTGGACGTGCATGCCGCGGCGGGGGCCGCGGACGCGAGGGGCATGGCGAATGCGGCGGCCAGCGCGGGCACGATGACGCCGAGACGCCCACGGTCGGTACAGAAACGCATTTCTGACTCCCATCCATATGTCTGATATCGCCTGAAAGGCACTCTTGGCTGGCCGCCAGGGGATGTCAAACGCACGCGGTGCGATGGGATGAGTCCTGCGTCGACGACGGCACGACCCGGCGGAGGGCGGCCGGCTCGGCAGCCGACACCGGACCGGTGCGTCGTCGCCCTCGGTCAGGTCGGCCATGGCCACCCCGACCAGCCGTCGGATTGCTCTCGCGACGGCTACGTCGCGGATGCGGCGGCAGTACCGCACTGCCTTGTCGCCCATCCGGCAGTCGTTTCTGGCTCACTGCCTGGGCGGCGGCGGCATCAAGGCCCTACCGGCTCGCTGACCGCCGTCCCCGGCTCGTACGCGCCCTGGTCATCGCCTTCTGGAGTCGGCCCTGCGGCGTCGCTCCGTCTCGAGTGCAGCCCTCGCCGCCGCGGCCTCCCGTTCAAGCCGCTCCCGCAGCAGGCGCATCCGGGCCTCCCTCTCGACGCCGGTCAGGCCCGTCAGACCCAGCCTGGCATCACGCTCCTCCTGAGACACAAGCCCCTCCTTGCCTCGGTCGAGCGCATCGCCCGACTCGATTCCCCTCGCGGCCGGGGACGGCCCCCAAGGGGGGGTCAACTTAGCCAGGATCAGATGGAGTTGCCAGTGGCGGCAGATCAGCGGGCCCATGCCGGGCCCGCTGATCCTTCACCTCACCTGTAGATCGCGATGGGCGTTCCGCAGGACCGCGAACCGGCCCAGGAGCAGGCGGTGATGGAGCCGGACAAGAACGTCCCCGGGAAGGCGTACGTGAGGGTGCCCGGGATCCACTTCACGGGTACAGCCGTCCGGGACAGGGTGCGACACCCTCGGACAGCCGATCGCGGTTCCCTGTCTTCCGCTCCGTACGAGGCCACTGATGGGCCGGTCGACACGCCGAACAAGATCACCCGACATGCACCTGACACTCTGACCTGCTAGTTTTCCGCCGGAGCGGTGATCGGGGGCCCGCTTCTCTCCGGCTTGCCCTGCGCTCCGCCGGTTCCTCAGGCCCCCTCGAAGTACTCGAAAGCCTCGAAGGAGACCTGACGCACATGCGCGACACCTCGGCCACGCCCACCCCCCGGACCCAGCGGACCCGTCGGACACGGATGGCCGCCCTGGTGGGCGTCCTGGCGGCGGCGAGCCTGAGCCTCACCGCGACCCCGGCCTCCGCCGAGGACAACCCGATGTACGACAGCAACTACGACCAGTGGTGGGACGTGGAGCCGGACGGCGCGACCTTCTCCCGGTGTGCCGACCACACCGACAAGTTCCGGTTCCGCTTCTACTACAACTCGAACTACGCCGGTTCGTGGATCAACATCGGCCACCCCCTCTGGGACCTCCTGAACGTCTACAGAGGCGACGGCCCCCACGCCCTGACGTTCTGCGACGGCAAGGGGAACGGCTCCGGACAGGTCGTCGGCAACAACGCCGCGTCCGTCTACAACTGGTACGACGCCTACTGCGGCACCGTCTACTACAACTCCGGCTACAACCGGAAGGGCCCCTACCGGACCTACTCGCCGCGCAGCGGCGGCAACCTCGCCGACGCGGGCCTGAAGAACGAGAACCGCTCCATCGAGTTCGCCAACTGCTGGTGATGTGAAGCCCGGGCGAGGAACAGACATGAGCACACGGCACGGCCGCCGAAGGCGCGTCGCCCCCCTGTCCCTGACCGCGGCGGCGGTCGCGCTGGCCGCGGGCTGCGCGAGCGGCCCGACCCACTCAGCCGCCTCGGCGAAGGCCTCGCCCGGCTTCCCGGCCCCTTCGGCCTCCCCTGTGTCCCCGGTCGCCGGGAGTTCAGGGGACTCAGCCACCACCGGGGCCACCGGGGCCACCGGGGCCACAGCTGCCACCGGGGCCACTGACCCGTCGACCTGGACCCTTCCGCTCCAGGCCTACCAGCCGACGGAGCGGCAGGCCGCCGCCATCGCGGCCGCTGAGGGCACCCTCGTACAGCGCTGCATGCGCTCCTTCGGCAAGGAGTGGCGTCCCGCGCCCGCCCTCCCCCGGATCGGCCCGCGGAACATGATGGACTGGCGTTACGGCATCCACGACGAGGCCCTGTCCTCCCGGCGCGGGTACCAGCCGGACGCCGCCGAACAGGCTCGTTACGACGCCGCCCTGCGCGCCCAGTCCGAACGTCCCGCGCCCTCACCCGACGAGGAGCTCCTCCTCGGCGGCTCGAACCTGCCCGAGAGCGCCCGGGAGCAGGCGGGCCCCGAGGCCCGGCAGGGTTCTTTCGACGGTAGGAAGATTCCCCCCGGGGGCTGCTTCGGCCAGGCCCGCGCCACCCTCGGGAGCCAGTCGCGGGGCGTTTCCCCGCTCGTGGAGCGGCTCAACTTCGCCTCGTACGATGCCTCCCTGCGCGACCCGGCCGTCCGCGAGGTATTCGGCCTCTGGTCCGCGTGCATGCGGGAGGAGGGTTACTCCTACGCCGCACCCCTGGACGCCGACCAGGACCCGCGCTTCCGCCCCGATCCCCGACCACGCGTGTCGGCCGGGCAGATCGCGACCGCCCTCGCGGACCTCTCCTGCCGGCGCCGCCATCGCGTCGCCGAGGTCTGGCACGGCGTCGAAGTCCGCATCCAGGACCGGTACATCCGTGACAACGCCGCGCGACTCGCCGCCGACCGGCGCACCTTGGACACGGTGATCCGCAACTCCGCGACGGTCGGCGGGGGTTCGTGACGCGGGGAGGTCGAGTGCGGAGAGGGATCGGGCCGTTCAGTCGGTGGTGAAAGCGCGCACGTAACGGCGCTGCCAGGGCGTCTCGACGGCGTGACGGTCATAGTGGCGGCGCACATAGGCCACGGCTTCGGCGGGCGGGACGCCGTCGAGGACGGCGAGGCAGGCGAGGGCGGTGCCCGTACGCCCCCGTCCGCCGCCGCAGGCGAACTCGACCCGTTCGTCGGCCGCCCGTTCCCAGGCCTCGCCGAGCACCGTACGGGCCTCGGCGGGGTCGGCCGGCAGCCGGAAGTCGGGCCAGCGGAGCCAGACGGACGCCCACGGGGTCTCGGGCGGGCGGCGGCCGAGCAGGTGGACGGCGAAAGTCGGGGCCGGGCCCTCAGGCAGGGGTCGCCGCAGGGCACGGCCGCGGACCAGCCGACCCGAGGGCAGCTGGAGCACGCCTGACGCGCCCGTCGGCCAGGATTCGGTCATCGCGCCACCGTACAGCGCGTGTCAGCTTCCGTCCTCTCCCCGTGGGTGGTGACGGTGGCGGTGGCTGAGTGCGGACGCCCCCAGGGTGGTCAGGACCAGGACGCCCGCCGTCTCGACCGCGATGCTGGCGCGGACGAGGTCCGCGTCGGCCGATTCGTGGAAGCCGAACAGGCCCG
This is a stretch of genomic DNA from Streptomyces sp. R44. It encodes these proteins:
- a CDS encoding DUF3103 family protein, with product MSVRKQLRTALCGVALAGIVVTTAQGSAAATPSAAGAATMPQVTAAEDAAARSLARSLADSAWRAEVGRAVAGGKETGLQALADRSRTRAGASLAADVAAADRSVLAVKGLTADTGGLLTVTLTGAADSRRAPLVAVAPSDDEAADVTAYDTNGRAHTLDASETPDLPVYVIGIDGEKAVEAGLKVLERELAAAGVATSAAPAATADSGYWTSRITSVRLNDDKETWIKGDAEIFSIVSGFGQDGKVRVDTVTHPYLNDAGTTYHPNQILVNWSQYKYNLADVVMMEDDGDTNYSALAKAIATALLTITDLGAYIPLVDPVVDAIPSSFWTDDADFVDAWYTLARETTGIRDGAGGNGRFTFDRYWVSAL
- a CDS encoding protein phosphatase — its product is MTESWPTGASGVLQLPSGRLVRGRALRRPLPEGPAPTFAVHLLGRRPPETPWASVWLRWPDFRLPADPAEARTVLGEAWERAADERVEFACGGGRGRTGTALACLAVLDGVPPAEAVAYVRRHYDRHAVETPWQRRYVRAFTTD